A segment of the Campylobacter vulpis genome:
TTATTTTTCCTTTGCATTTAAACTTGGAACGCTCTTTGCTTTCTAAGGTTTTGAAGTTATTGTAACGAAAAAATATAAAAAATTCATATCAAAGGACAGAAATGAAAAAAGTTTTCGTATATATGTTACCATTTGCATTTTTTGGATGTAGTGCTGTGGTAGATCCTGAAATTTCGATGAAGCCACCAGCTTATGTTGAAGAGCTTGCACCTAAGCAAAGTCATAATGTAGAATCAGCACCCGGGTCCTTATTTGGTAAGGGAGATAATCCTTTATTCTCCGATAAAAAAGCGATGAATGTTAATGATTTAGTTACCGTCATCATACAAGAAAGCACAACGCAAAGCACACAGGCGAACAAAACGACTAGTAGAACAAATAATGCAAATTTGGGCGGAGGTGCCTTAACAGGTAGCACAGGTGCTGTCAATCAAGTCTTAAACAAGGTTAATTCTTACTCTAATATAGGTTTTCAAACAAATAGCACAAATAATTACACAGGCACAGGCACACAAAGTAGAAATGAAAGCTTTAACACGACTATTTCAACAAGGGTGATTAAAATTCTTTCT
Coding sequences within it:
- the flgH gene encoding flagellar basal body L-ring protein FlgH, with product MKKVFVYMLPFAFFGCSAVVDPEISMKPPAYVEELAPKQSHNVESAPGSLFGKGDNPLFSDKKAMNVNDLVTVIIQESTTQSTQANKTTSRTNNANLGGGALTGSTGAVNQVLNKVNSYSNIGFQTNSTNNYTGTGTQSRNESFNTTISTRVIKILSNGNYFIEGSRELLINGEKQIIQLSGVIRPYDIGQDNTIDSKYIADAKILYKTEGEVDRSTRKPWGSKFIEAVWPF